The following proteins are co-located in the Sphingomonas panacis genome:
- the ykgO gene encoding type B 50S ribosomal protein L36: MKIRNSLKSLKDRHRDNRVIRRRGRTYIINKTNRRFKARQG; the protein is encoded by the coding sequence ATGAAGATCCGCAATTCCCTGAAGTCGCTCAAGGACCGGCATCGCGATAACCGCGTGATCCGCCGTCGCGGCCGCACGTATATCATCAACAAGACCAACCGCCGCTTCAAGGCCCGCCAGGGCTGA
- a CDS encoding HAD-IA family hydrolase, with amino-acid sequence MAGTPSVVIFDVGNVLFDWNPRFLYERLIDDDRALDAFLRDVATKEWHFQHDAGRPFAETSVELAAVHPQHSDLIAAWGPRFIEQLGDMLPGMRELVEQLDARGVPLYAITNFSGEFWPPFRTREADIFDRFRDIVVSGDELLTKPDPAIYHLALDRFGVTAADAVFIDDRADNVAAANAVGIHGLVFEDAATLRADLARLGVL; translated from the coding sequence GTGGCGGGAACGCCGTCTGTCGTCATTTTCGACGTCGGCAATGTCCTGTTCGATTGGAACCCGAGGTTCCTCTACGAGCGCCTGATCGACGACGATCGGGCGCTCGATGCGTTCCTGCGCGATGTCGCGACCAAGGAATGGCATTTCCAGCATGACGCTGGCCGCCCCTTCGCCGAGACATCGGTGGAGCTTGCCGCCGTGCATCCGCAGCATAGCGACCTGATCGCCGCCTGGGGGCCACGCTTTATCGAACAGCTCGGCGATATGCTGCCGGGGATGCGCGAGCTCGTCGAGCAGCTCGATGCGCGCGGCGTGCCGCTCTACGCGATCACCAATTTCTCGGGCGAGTTCTGGCCGCCCTTCCGAACCCGCGAGGCGGACATCTTCGACCGCTTCCGCGATATCGTCGTGTCGGGCGACGAGCTGCTGACCAAGCCCGATCCCGCGATCTACCACCTCGCGCTCGACCGGTTCGGCGTGACGGCGGCGGACGCCGTATTCATCGACGATCGTGCCGACAACGTCGCCGCAGCCAATGCGGTCGGTATTCACGGGCTGGTGTTCGAGGACGCGGCGACGCTACGCGCCGATCTGGCGCGGCTCGGGGTGCTGTAG